The following nucleotide sequence is from Pygocentrus nattereri isolate fPygNat1 chromosome 25, fPygNat1.pri, whole genome shotgun sequence.
tcatttttaatagcaAATAAAATCACTAGAGTTACTGACATCATGACcccaggttcctatcaccaccactgtaaagaaatcagaggcaagtttctctacaatgcaccagtTCACAGTAAAACACCGACCTTGTTTACTTCTCAACAAATGAattaggaaaaaaatatggaaaaaaaaatgtggaattcccctttaacatgaTCGTTCAGCAAAAAATTAAtcacatatttttttccccttacccCCAATGTAGTTCACCAGCAAGGACATATTATTCtcaagtttgtgttttagttatGCACTGGAACAAGTCTAATGCATCCAACATGACTGTTTTAATGTTCATAGATAACAGTATATCATGCAGCTTCAGAAAAAACATCTGAGATTACTGATCAGCTTGGCACAGTTTGAGGTAAGAATAGACCCTCTTAGGCATTCAGTTTGCATAATCCTAACACATGGGTATAAGCTGCATTAGGCCCAAAGCTGTAGTACAAAACTGAAGacttcaaacatcaaacacgTCTCGGCCAACGAACTCCATTTAGGGCAAGAGGAAAACTGAGGAAATGAGACTTTTGACAGAACCATTCACCCCCCACAATCTCTTTATTCACATCAGCTAGCCTGCGTATTTGTTTCGGATGATTTCGCctccctccacctccacctgctCATACAGCCACTTCCTGTCACAGCGGCACTCTACGCCGCACTTGCGGGAGCCGCAGTCAGGGCAGGGGTAGAAGCAGCCCATGCAGTCCACGTCCAGACAATCGCACAAGTCTCGCCCACAGGAGATGAGAAGACCTTGGCTGTCGTACACTTTACTCTTGGCTGCCATGCCTTGTCTGTAAGGGAGGAGGACATAAAACTCAGGGCCATATCATACAGTATGGAAGACTATCTAAATATAATTAACAGATTTACAGACTTCTATAATCATGCTCCTGGATGTATACCTCTATCCAAACACATTTACTGTAATCAATTCATGCGTTAAGAtgcaaagttattcagagtgactTGATGGGAAATGCACCGTTCTAGAGAATCCAAATCTGATACCTGTCACTGGAAGGGATTTTTGCCCCACCACGTCTCTTGTAGCCATCGTTTATGGTCCTTCCCTATAACAACACATTTGGCTTTTCAGAACTactgtacagtactgttcaaaagtcttaggcacagAAGCAAATCATTTATCTGGACAATAAGTGtgttaaatacaaaacacacactaatgcaGCAAAAATGAACATACAATTTTTCTTTGAGCTTCATTAGAATAAGGTTTGAATGAAGGTTACAATAAAGTTTGGTTCTGAAAATATTACTGACTGAGTCAAAACCAGTCATGATGacaataactacaaataatagcAGGCTTCCTTTAGGAGAAGTTTAGGAAGGGTTAAACAAAGTTACTGcttcttgtatttatttaacaatagtttttctgagcaaataaacagttactgCCCAATTAATTTAGCTAAAACACTGCACCAAACATCGCACAGAACTATACGTTCTTGAATTACAAAgatatttaagatgatttaatttattttgatcATGCACAAATAATACATTATGTGATATTACAAGCACGCCAGCATGCAAAGTCTATTTTAATTAGTATCACAAAAACGCAACTGGTACCTTTAGGCTGGTTTCTCTAGCTGTTTGTCTCCTTTCCTTATTAAATTGTCTGGCTCCATCAGGAAGTGAACCAAGGCGATTTGATTCATCTTTTGTTACCAGCCCTCCTCTGCTCTTCCTTAATTCAATCTGTATAGAAATTCAAGAGTTTTATCAAACAGCAGCTAATTACAGCTCATAGCAGATCCCTATAACATCCAGCTgggaaaataactgaaaaatgtttagaGTAAGAAAGCATAATGATATGATGAAGGCTTCCAACTAATTTAGCAGTTAAAATGCTTGCTCACTCAAGGTTTCTCCTCAATGCTTGACAGATTAATACCTGTCATCTTATGCAAGACTCCAAGTACAAGTATTAAAGCTTGATGACATCAAGTCAATGTTGAAAAGTCTGGAAAAGTACATTTAGAGGCAAAGCAAATGACTCTATATCCGGTATATAATATTGTGAAAACATAACGCTTGGCAGCTTCTTTAAATAATAACTAGTTGTGTTAAAAATACACTTGGCtcacaattcaattcaacttacAAATATCTCAATATTCTCCCAGTGTTTTAAACAATATTTGAGTGAACAATCACATCTAGGTTGGTTATCTGTTTGGTGTTCAAACAATGCAATTTCATCAGATTAAGTAATTAGAATAATTAATAGAAAGTGCATTCTCCATGGTGCTTTGTTGCACCACTAGCAGTGATACATGATGATATGTGCATGCGTGTTGTCTGTACAGTTACCAACCTTTGTGCCATCGCCCCCTGCCTTGGGCCAGTTGGAGAAAATAGTAGGCACAGCATCTTCCCTGAGGAACTGTTTTCCATTGTAATCACGGAAGCAGTCAGGCTGGAAGTGCTCAGAGCACAGGCAGGAGTTTGTGGTTGGGACAAAGTTCTTTCTACCTAGACTTCGCACCCACTGCTCAGCCAACTGAGGCTTGCTGATGGGGAATCTACAGCAAAAAGGGAATAGAGTTTagatgtaaaattacataaagtCATTCACAGCAATTTGAAcatgtcatgtttttttcctgtatttagAGACTATATGTTGATCATGTGTTTCtaaaatgaacaagaaaagCTAGGTATTGTTTCCACTGCCACAGCTATAGGGAATCCTCAATACTTTGAAGAGGCAAAAACTAGCCTAAACCaagcatttaatgttatttgttatttatgtgATGTCTGTACAGCACTGAAACGATGTGCtgaaacatttgtagacacctAAATCAAGAGTGGGGCTCTTCCAAAATCAAGGGTGGGTTAtttccctttgctgcagtaacagcatctACTCTTCaggaaaggctttacactagctGTTGTAACATTGCATGGGTGTTGGCAAggttcagccacaagagcattagtgagttCAACAACTGGTGCTGGATGATTAATTCTGGATCATAAACAcaactccaactcatcccaaaggtactgaatggagctccattactccagaaaaaaagctgttccacaaaaccccaattccaatgaagttgggacgttgtgcaaaacataaataaaaacaaaatatgatgatttgcaaatccttttcaacctgtattcaattgaatacgctacaaaaacaagatatttaatgttcaaacggttaaactttgttgtttttgcaaatattcactcatttttgcaaacattcactcaatttgatgcctgcaacacgttccaaagaagttgggacaggggaatgtttaccactgtgttacatcacctttccttttaacatcactcaataagtgtttgggaactgaggacactaattgttgaagctttgtaggtggaattctttcagGAAAACTTCAGGTGCTCGAcaggtctctgttgtcgtattttgcgccacacattttcaatgggagacaggtctggactgcaggcaggccagtttagtacccgcactcttttactacaaagccacgttGTTGTAACACgggcagaatgtggcttggcattgtcttactgaaataagcaggacatccctgaaaaagacgttgcttggatggcagcatatgttgctccaaaacctgtatgtacctttcagcattaatggtgccttcacagatgtgcaagttacccatggcatgggcactaacacaccccataccatcagagatgctggcttttgaactttgcgctgataacaatccggacagtccttttcctctttggcccggaggacacaacgtccatgattttcaaaaaaaattttgaaaagtggactcgtcagaccacaggacacttttccactttgcgtcagtccatctcagaggAGCTCGgacccagagaagctggcagtgtttctgggtgttgttgatatatggctttcgctttgcatggcagagttttaacttgcacttgtagatggagcgacgaactgtgttcactgacaatggttttctgaagtgctcctgagcccatgtggtaatatctgttacagaatgatgtcgttTTTAATGCGGTGCATTCAATGTTGgatttctgccttgccgcttacttgcagagatttctccagattctctgaaatgGATGCTCCCTTtctacccaatcatgacactcacctgttttcaattaaactgttcacctgtggaatgttccaaacattgCGCTTCccctccttccacttgaggatgccccacaggtgctcaatcaCAGTACattttggaattcatgtttccctcaatgaactgcagctccccagcaCCGGCAGTACTCATGctgctccagaccatgatgctaccactaCTAGTGTAGGCAAGAGACACTTGTCTTGGTACTACTCACCAGGGTGCccccacacatgctggacactatctgagccaaacaagtttatcttggtctcgtcagaccacaggacatggttctaTAAATCCATGTTCTtagactgcttgtcttcagcaaactgtttgcggaCTTTCTTGTGAGTCCgtttcagaagaggcttccttctgggacgacggccatgcagaccgagttgatgcattgtgtgtgaTGCTTGGTCTGAGCACCGGCAGTCTGActtcccacttcttcaacctctgcagcaatgctggcagcactcatgcgtctattttttatttttttttaatccaaccTTTGGATATGACGCtaaacacgtggactcaacttttgagtctgttgagtgtttttcagaggacagtaaatctacactgctatatgcagaaatgtgaggggtgtacttacttttgtgagatactgtatgtatgtatgtacactttgtgtaaacattttGGATATTGTAGTGTACAgcgctgtgaaaaagtattagCCCCTCACAATTTCTTCTATTTCAGATCATCAGactacttttaatattacaCTACaataacacaagtaaacacaaaatggtgtttttaaataacgatttcatttattgaaggaaaaacacCCCTTCAGCCCTACCTGGCCCTATGTGAAAAACAGTAACTGCCCCCTTggctactaaatcaaccagttaaccaaattcaattgaCTGTTGGGTTTAATTTCACTATCCTAATGCAGGCACGATTATAGTCAGACACCTAAACATGAACCTAAAcaccatataaataaaaccagcCTGGCAACATGAAGCAggctaaaatgttttaaaaagcagcacatgatgccatGTTCTAAacagattcaaatacagatgaaaaacaaaatcattgaaaTCTACCAGTCTGAGAGTGTTACAGAGCCATTTCTtaggctctgggactccagagAACAACAGTGAGAGCAATTATCACTACAAAATCTCAAAAAGCTCATGCACAGTAGGGTTACCCAGCAAGACAGTGATCCAGGCACACAAACAAGTCAACCTCTGAacggctcaaaagaaacaaaattaaggctTTGGAGTGGCCGAGTCAATATTGTGACCTGAATCCTGTTGAGATGttgtggcaagaccttaaatGAGCAGTTCATGCTCCAAAACCCTCCAATGTAGCTGAATTAAAATTCTGCAAAGAGCAGCCAGCCAAAAATCCCAAAATCTGTtgttgatttaaaacatttaaatgtgacaaattagcaaaaatagaagaaaaaaaaaaatcaggcaagtacttttcacagcactgtatctcATCTTCTGCTTACAAAGACAGATGTGGTACAGAAGTCCCAATCTGCAGAAATAGTGTTTGGATACTTTGGGACATACAACAAGAAAAGACAAGGTATTGTCTCCTCTGtaataaaagtattttaacTAAAACAAATTCTACTTGAAAACAActaaaaaacacatgaatgaaGGGTGTAAAGATACAAAGCTTAGGCCTGAAAGCAGCTTTAACCCATgggtttaattaattaaagaatCAACAAGATATCATGCTATGATCACATAAATGGCTGGACAGTCCCACAGCACACTATACAGCCACAAGTATGTCAACTGA
It contains:
- the LOC108430806 gene encoding ARL14 effector protein; the protein is MPIACSALGCTNRFIKGSEIRFYRFPISKPQLAEQWVRSLGRKNFVPTTNSCLCSEHFQPDCFRDYNGKQFLREDAVPTIFSNWPKAGGDGTKIELRKSRGGLVTKDESNRLGSLPDGARQFNKERRQTARETSLKGRTINDGYKRRGGAKIPSSDRQGMAAKSKVYDSQGLLISCGRDLCDCLDVDCMGCFYPCPDCGSRKCGVECRCDRKWLYEQVEVEGGEIIRNKYAG